A genomic segment from Rosettibacter firmus encodes:
- a CDS encoding cell division protein FtsQ/DivIB, which translates to MIGRVLSILLLVILSGLIFYIGITYNNNNIIINTITINGNYHLTKEDYMNFANLIDKTGYKYLSLQIIKDRIEKHPYVDKADVRYEGSGKVTIKIYEKTFEAILLDNQKQYLVTDKLEILPFLSGTKNVDYPIISNIYKKDSIKVMTFYKQNYDLLTASKILSGIKFISEELYGELSLIDMNYGNDVMIYVSLYDYPVIIGRGNEIKKIVYLYNLWNYLKGKEINNFMNYVDLRYNGHIYLGIQDSLFVGEQKL; encoded by the coding sequence ATGATTGGTAGAGTATTGAGTATATTATTACTTGTTATATTATCTGGATTAATATTTTACATAGGAATTACATATAACAACAATAACATTATAATTAATACAATAACTATAAATGGTAATTATCATCTTACAAAAGAAGATTATATGAATTTTGCAAACTTAATTGATAAGACAGGTTATAAATATTTATCACTGCAAATAATAAAAGATAGAATAGAAAAACATCCATATGTTGATAAAGCAGATGTAAGATATGAAGGAAGCGGTAAAGTGACTATAAAAATTTATGAGAAAACTTTTGAAGCTATTCTTCTTGATAATCAAAAACAATATCTGGTAACAGACAAATTAGAAATACTTCCATTTCTTTCAGGTACAAAGAATGTTGATTATCCAATTATTTCAAATATATATAAAAAAGATTCCATCAAGGTTATGACTTTTTATAAACAAAATTATGATTTGCTTACTGCATCAAAAATTTTAAGCGGAATTAAATTCATTAGCGAAGAGTTGTATGGTGAATTATCATTAATCGATATGAATTATGGTAATGATGTGATGATTTATGTTTCTTTATATGATTATCCAGTTATAATTGGAAGAGGCAACGAAATTAAAAAAATTGTTTACTTATATAATTTATGGAATTACTTAAAGGGCAAAGAAATAAATAACTTTATGAATTATGTAGACCTTAGATATAATGGTCATATTTATTTAGGTATTCAAGATAGTTTATTTGTAGGAGAACAGAAATTATGA
- the mraY gene encoding phospho-N-acetylmuramoyl-pentapeptide-transferase, with the protein MFYYLFNYINETFNPPGFDVFRFLSFRSALAAITALIISFIFGPKIISKLKEKQIDQPIRDDGPETHKKKAGTPTMGGIIILISIIIPVLMWSNLKSVYILLVLFATVFLGAIGFLDDYLKVIKKLPTGLIARYKLMGQIFVGLIIGSAVYFLPEFSQYNTQTTLPFFKNLNWDFSYLYIPWVIFIITATSNAVNLTDGLDGLAIGTMIIVMLALAIIVYVTGNVIYADYLNIIYLSGSGELTVFIAALIGAGLGFLWFNFYPAEVFMGDTGSLSLGGAFGVIMIIVKKDLLIPILGGIYFIETLSVIIQRLYFKYTKKKYGEGRRVFKMAPIHHHFEQLNWAEPKIVIRFYIVTIILAILSLTSFKIR; encoded by the coding sequence ATGTTTTACTATCTATTCAACTATATTAACGAAACATTCAATCCACCAGGATTTGATGTATTCAGATTCTTATCTTTTAGATCTGCACTTGCTGCTATTACAGCACTTATAATATCATTCATATTCGGTCCTAAAATAATTTCTAAGTTAAAAGAGAAACAGATAGATCAACCTATTAGAGACGATGGACCAGAAACACATAAGAAGAAAGCTGGTACTCCAACAATGGGAGGAATTATAATTTTAATTTCAATAATAATTCCAGTATTAATGTGGAGTAATTTGAAAAGTGTCTACATTCTTCTTGTATTATTTGCTACTGTTTTTTTAGGTGCTATTGGATTTCTTGATGATTACTTAAAAGTTATTAAAAAACTTCCTACAGGTTTAATAGCCAGATATAAATTGATGGGACAAATTTTTGTGGGTTTAATTATCGGTAGTGCTGTTTATTTTTTACCAGAGTTTTCACAATACAATACACAGACCACGTTACCATTTTTTAAAAATCTAAACTGGGATTTTTCTTATTTATACATTCCATGGGTTATATTTATTATAACAGCTACATCAAATGCAGTAAATTTAACTGATGGCCTGGATGGACTTGCAATTGGTACAATGATTATTGTAATGCTTGCTCTGGCTATAATTGTTTATGTAACTGGAAATGTAATCTATGCAGATTATTTGAATATTATTTACTTGTCTGGTAGCGGCGAACTTACAGTTTTCATTGCTGCATTGATTGGTGCTGGCTTGGGATTTCTCTGGTTTAACTTCTATCCTGCAGAAGTTTTTATGGGCGACACAGGTTCACTTTCATTAGGGGGTGCTTTTGGTGTAATTATGATTATTGTTAAAAAAGATTTGCTAATTCCAATACTTGGAGGAATCTATTTCATCGAAACTCTATCAGTTATTATTCAAAGATTATACTTTAAATACACAAAGAAAAAATATGGTGAGGGAAGAAGAGTATTTAAGATGGCACCAATTCATCATCATTTTGAGCAATTAAATTGGGCAGAACCAAAAATTGTAATTAGATTTTATATAGTAACAATAATTCTGGCAATTTTAAGTTTAACTTCATTTAAGATAAGATGA
- the murC gene encoding UDP-N-acetylmuramate--L-alanine ligase: protein MMTRTIKNIHFVGIGGIGMSGIAEILLNQGFKITGSDLHKTEITKRLEDLGIKIYEGHSPENLGNADLVVYSSAVTLDNPEVKAAIERKIPVIKRAEMLAECMRMKYGIGIAGTHGKTTTTSMVGLVLTEAGIDPTIIVGGRLYSLGGTNARLGKGDFIVVEADEFDRTFLKLTPVIAAITTLEREHLDTYKDLDDLKSAFTEFANKVPFFGFVVLCLDEPALQDIIPLINKKIFTYGLSPQADIRAIDITHEKNFSKYTVVYKGEVLGEIKLNVPGIHNVKNSLVAVTIAKEMGVEFSIIKKALESFTGVYRRFEKKYDEDVMVVDDYAHHPTEIDVTLDGIRRGWNRRLVAVFQPHLYSRTRDFYAEFGRSFLNSDVFICTDVYPAREAPIEGVSGELIANAAKNYGHKKVYYEPDKTKIPELLKEIYKENDIIITMGAGDIWKYGEQFVEFLKSRKKNNK from the coding sequence ATGATGACAAGAACAATTAAAAATATTCATTTTGTTGGAATTGGTGGTATTGGAATGAGTGGTATTGCAGAAATACTTTTAAATCAAGGTTTTAAAATTACAGGTTCAGATTTACATAAAACAGAAATTACAAAGCGACTTGAAGATCTTGGAATTAAAATTTATGAAGGTCATTCACCAGAAAATTTGGGAAATGCAGATTTAGTTGTTTATTCATCAGCTGTAACACTGGATAATCCTGAAGTTAAAGCTGCAATAGAAAGAAAAATTCCTGTGATTAAAAGAGCTGAAATGCTTGCTGAATGTATGCGAATGAAGTATGGAATTGGTATTGCAGGTACACATGGAAAGACAACTACAACTTCGATGGTAGGTTTAGTTTTAACAGAAGCTGGAATTGATCCAACTATAATTGTTGGGGGAAGACTTTACAGTCTTGGAGGTACTAATGCAAGATTAGGAAAAGGTGATTTTATTGTTGTCGAAGCTGATGAATTTGATAGAACATTCTTAAAACTAACACCTGTAATTGCAGCTATAACAACACTCGAAAGAGAACATCTTGATACATATAAAGATCTTGATGATTTAAAATCAGCATTTACTGAATTCGCAAATAAAGTTCCTTTCTTTGGATTTGTAGTTTTATGCCTAGACGAACCAGCATTACAGGATATAATTCCATTAATTAATAAAAAGATTTTTACTTATGGACTTTCTCCACAGGCTGATATTAGAGCTATTGATATTACTCATGAGAAAAATTTTTCTAAGTATACAGTGGTTTATAAAGGGGAAGTTTTAGGTGAAATTAAATTAAATGTGCCTGGAATTCATAATGTAAAAAATTCTCTTGTGGCTGTTACAATTGCAAAAGAGATGGGAGTGGAATTCTCTATTATTAAAAAAGCTCTTGAATCATTTACTGGTGTATATCGCCGATTCGAAAAAAAATACGATGAAGATGTTATGGTTGTTGATGATTATGCACATCATCCTACAGAAATAGATGTAACGTTAGATGGAATTCGTCGTGGATGGAATAGAAGATTAGTTGCAGTTTTTCAACCACATCTTTATTCAAGAACAAGAGATTTTTATGCAGAATTTGGTCGATCATTTTTGAACTCGGATGTTTTTATATGTACAGATGTTTATCCAGCACGAGAAGCTCCTATTGAAGGTGTAAGCGGAGAATTAATTGCTAATGCAGCAAAAAATTATGGTCATAAAAAAGTTTATTATGAACCAGATAAAACAAAGATTCCAGAACTTTTAAAAGAAATTTATAAAGAAAATGATATAATCATTACAATGGGTGCAGGTGATATCTGGAAATATGGAGAACAATTTGTAGAATTTCTTAAATCAAGAAAAAAGAATAACAAATAA
- the murG gene encoding undecaprenyldiphospho-muramoylpentapeptide beta-N-acetylglucosaminyltransferase, whose translation MKTIYRFIFAGGGTGGHLYPALAVAQKVRQLKPEAEILFVGTKNKIEAKVVPQSNFNFKTILISGFSRKFNFNNLLFPFKLTAGLIQSLIINMNFKPRVAIGTGAYVSGPVIWAASVLGAKIILLEQNSYPGITNRLLEKKADEIHLTYEESKKYFRYKEKLFVTGNPVRVELKLINKEEALKRFSLQTTKKTLLVLGGSLGAKSINNAVAYAIDELVKNDIQILWQTGKLYFDEYKKYERNEVRILPFIDDMQAAYSACDLVLARAGATTIAEVSFLGLPVIFVPSTNVAANHQILNAKVLVENNAALMIEDNNLQNEFLDKIIELINNEDKLNSLRSNIKKFSKPDAADVIAERIIKLAEKF comes from the coding sequence ATGAAAACAATTTATCGTTTCATATTTGCTGGTGGTGGAACAGGTGGTCATTTGTATCCAGCTCTGGCTGTTGCTCAGAAAGTTCGTCAATTAAAACCAGAGGCAGAAATTTTATTTGTAGGAACTAAAAATAAGATTGAAGCTAAAGTTGTTCCTCAATCTAATTTCAACTTTAAAACAATTTTAATCAGTGGATTTTCAAGAAAATTTAATTTTAATAATCTTTTGTTTCCATTTAAACTCACTGCAGGATTAATTCAGTCGTTAATCATAAATATGAATTTCAAACCTCGTGTTGCGATAGGAACAGGTGCTTATGTATCGGGGCCTGTAATCTGGGCAGCTTCTGTTCTTGGAGCGAAAATTATACTTCTTGAGCAAAATTCATATCCTGGAATTACAAACAGATTGCTCGAAAAAAAAGCTGATGAAATTCATTTAACATATGAAGAATCAAAAAAATATTTCAGATATAAAGAAAAATTATTTGTTACTGGAAATCCTGTAAGAGTTGAATTAAAATTGATAAATAAAGAAGAGGCTTTAAAAAGATTTTCGCTACAAACTACTAAAAAGACTTTACTGGTACTTGGAGGAAGTCTTGGTGCAAAATCAATTAATAATGCTGTTGCTTATGCGATAGATGAATTGGTAAAAAATGATATTCAAATTTTGTGGCAAACAGGTAAGTTGTACTTTGATGAATATAAAAAATATGAGAGAAACGAAGTAAGAATTTTGCCATTTATAGATGATATGCAGGCTGCTTATAGTGCATGTGATTTGGTTTTGGCAAGAGCAGGAGCAACAACAATTGCAGAAGTTTCTTTTCTGGGATTGCCTGTGATTTTTGTACCATCAACAAATGTTGCAGCAAATCATCAGATTTTAAATGCAAAAGTATTGGTTGAAAATAATGCTGCTCTGATGATCGAAGATAATAACTTGCAGAATGAATTCTTAGATAAAATTATAGAATTAATTAATAATGAAGATAAATTAAATAGCTTAAGAAGTAACATAAAAAAGTTTTCAAAACCAGATGCAGCTGATGTTATTGCAGAAAGAATTATAAAACTGGCGGAAAAATTCTGA
- a CDS encoding FtsW/RodA/SpoVE family cell cycle protein: MIKLVIVIVIALMLLGAIMVFTASGTYSLNKFNNFYFLFKSHLWKVIFANILIFVFATIPYDYYRKLSKWLMIGTIIVLILTLFVATKTKGAGRWINVFGLFNFQPSEIAKILLIIHLSALIERKKHLIKDFKKGFLYALIWIGATVGLIIIQPHVSASVIMIITSFAILYVGGAQLKHILGVFSVIGTLFIPVILLFSHARERMTDYINSLLTGNDINIQVVQAKIALGSGGFKGLGLGNSRQSDLFLPESYGDFIFSVIGEETGFIGTFLILFSYLILFLACLVIAKKSQDKFGQLLVFGLSFHILINAFINVGVVTGLLPTTGIPLPFISFGGTSIILLAISIGIILNVAQQSLRTEELKLAQVG; the protein is encoded by the coding sequence ATGATAAAATTGGTGATTGTTATTGTCATTGCTTTAATGCTTTTAGGAGCAATAATGGTATTTACTGCAAGCGGTACATATAGCTTAAATAAGTTCAATAATTTTTATTTCTTATTTAAGTCTCATCTCTGGAAAGTAATATTTGCAAACATATTAATTTTTGTCTTTGCAACAATACCTTATGATTATTATAGAAAATTGAGTAAATGGTTAATGATAGGAACTATTATCGTTTTGATTCTTACATTATTTGTTGCTACTAAAACCAAAGGAGCAGGTAGATGGATTAACGTTTTTGGATTATTCAATTTTCAACCTTCTGAAATCGCAAAGATTTTATTAATAATTCATTTATCAGCTTTAATAGAAAGGAAAAAACATTTAATAAAAGATTTCAAGAAAGGTTTTTTGTATGCATTAATCTGGATAGGTGCTACAGTTGGACTTATTATTATCCAACCTCATGTTAGTGCTTCAGTAATTATGATTATTACATCATTTGCAATTTTATATGTAGGTGGTGCTCAGCTTAAACATATCCTTGGAGTATTCTCAGTTATTGGTACTCTTTTTATTCCTGTGATTTTATTATTTAGTCACGCAAGAGAGAGGATGACTGATTACATAAATAGTTTATTAACAGGTAATGATATAAATATTCAGGTGGTTCAAGCTAAGATTGCATTGGGAAGTGGAGGATTCAAAGGACTGGGCTTAGGTAATAGTCGTCAAAGTGATTTGTTTTTACCTGAATCTTATGGAGATTTTATCTTTTCTGTAATAGGAGAAGAAACTGGTTTTATAGGGACATTTTTAATATTGTTTTCATATCTAATCTTGTTTTTAGCTTGTCTTGTTATAGCAAAAAAATCACAGGATAAATTTGGTCAACTTTTAGTGTTTGGATTAAGTTTTCATATTCTTATTAATGCCTTTATTAATGTTGGAGTTGTAACTGGTTTACTTCCAACAACTGGTATTCCTCTTCCATTTATAAGTTTTGGAGGAACATCAATTATATTACTTGCAATATCAATTGGTATTATATTGAATGTTGCACAACAATCTTTAAGAACAGAAGAATTAAAATTGGCACAGGTAGGATGA
- the murD gene encoding UDP-N-acetylmuramoyl-L-alanine--D-glutamate ligase has translation MIDIRNKKITILGAVRSGIGAARLAKKLGAIPFVSDCASKDSLSKSIEIFEKEGIDFEYGKHSDKVYDCDFIVTSPGIPSNSAVILNALKRGIKIISEVEFASWFCKGTIISITGTNGKTTTTSLMNYTLSECGLKSYPAGNIGNAFSELVLDVKENEFVSLETSSFQLDFVDKFKPKFAMILNITPDHLDRYNNNFNEYIDSKFLITKNQNEDDFFIYNADDITINTKLEKVSAHKIGFSTKKELNVGTYYKDGKMFFAWYGKQEEICKASDLFIKGEHNIANALAVLSVAKILNLPNKKIRSAFTSFKGVEHRIEFVREINGVEYYNDSKATNVDSVWYALRSFDKPIYLILGGKDKGNNYDQIKDLVVSKVKKIYAIGSSANKIYEYFKDYVPTEYKQTIEDCVESARKEAESGSVVLLSPACASFDMFDNYEHRGKVFKTAVNKLK, from the coding sequence ATGATTGATATAAGAAATAAAAAAATAACAATATTGGGTGCAGTCAGAAGTGGCATTGGAGCTGCACGACTTGCAAAAAAATTAGGTGCAATTCCTTTTGTAAGTGATTGTGCTTCTAAGGATAGTTTATCTAAATCAATTGAAATATTCGAAAAAGAAGGGATCGATTTTGAATATGGTAAACATTCAGATAAAGTTTATGATTGTGATTTTATTGTTACAAGTCCAGGTATTCCATCAAATTCTGCTGTAATACTAAATGCTTTAAAAAGAGGTATAAAAATTATTAGTGAAGTTGAATTTGCTTCCTGGTTTTGTAAAGGAACTATTATTTCAATTACTGGAACAAATGGGAAAACAACAACTACTTCTTTAATGAATTACACATTGAGTGAATGTGGATTAAAATCATATCCAGCTGGAAATATTGGTAATGCATTTTCTGAATTAGTACTGGATGTAAAAGAAAATGAATTTGTATCACTTGAAACTTCCAGTTTTCAACTTGACTTTGTTGATAAATTTAAACCGAAGTTTGCGATGATTTTAAATATTACTCCCGATCATCTTGATCGATATAATAATAATTTTAATGAGTACATTGATTCTAAATTTTTAATAACAAAAAATCAAAATGAAGACGACTTTTTTATTTACAATGCAGATGATATCACAATCAACACAAAATTAGAAAAAGTATCTGCTCATAAAATTGGGTTTTCTACAAAGAAAGAATTAAATGTTGGAACTTATTATAAAGATGGTAAAATGTTTTTTGCATGGTATGGAAAACAAGAAGAGATATGCAAAGCTTCAGATTTATTTATTAAAGGCGAACATAATATTGCTAATGCACTTGCAGTTTTATCAGTGGCTAAAATTTTAAATCTTCCAAATAAAAAAATAAGAAGTGCTTTTACTTCATTTAAAGGAGTAGAACATAGAATTGAATTTGTAAGAGAAATTAATGGTGTTGAATATTATAACGATTCAAAAGCTACAAATGTTGATTCTGTTTGGTATGCTTTGAGAAGTTTTGATAAACCAATTTATTTGATTCTTGGTGGAAAAGATAAAGGAAATAATTATGATCAGATAAAAGACTTAGTAGTAAGCAAAGTAAAAAAGATTTATGCTATTGGTTCTTCTGCAAATAAAATTTATGAGTATTTCAAAGATTATGTTCCAACAGAATATAAACAGACTATTGAAGATTGTGTGGAATCTGCAAGGAAAGAAGCAGAATCAGGTTCAGTTGTTCTTCTATCTCCAGCCTGTGCAAGTTTTGATATGTTTGATAATTACGAACATCGTGGTAAAGTATTTAAAACAGCAGTGAATAAATTAAAATGA
- a CDS encoding UDP-N-acetylmuramoyl-L-alanyl-D-glutamate--2,6-diaminopimelate ligase: MKLSELLNHVRVIQVVGNAELKEIEDITHNSNSVKKNSLFFAIEGFKTDGHKYIPDAINNGAAAVVLSNVNAVPDELFTHSNCVKIVVEDTRKSLAEFSNIFYGRPSEKLTLIGITGTKGKTTTAFFVKNVFETAGFKSGLIGTIANYIGSKEIKTMLTTPQSNEINSLLSQMIAEGCSHCVMEVSSHALHLHRVDKLSFNYGIFTNITSDHMDYHKTFDHYLNSKKILFDMLPSDGYAIVNTDDPNIGELLKDCKAKKVTYGLSSNSDFKIKDIEYTLEGTSFSIEYNRKVYKLETKLVGHFNAFNASAAFITGVLSGLDIEKVIYGIKTTPQVPGRFEVISKNNKKVIIDYSHTADSLKQALIAIHHIVKDERPIYTVFGCGGDRDRTKRPVMGKIASEMSKKVYVTSDNPRTEDPNKIIEQILSGIKQNNYCAIENREEAIRTAIFDSEDNAVILIAGKGHENYQEINGVRKHFSDKEIATKYLEEWAK; this comes from the coding sequence TTGAAACTTAGCGAATTATTAAATCATGTAAGAGTAATTCAAGTAGTTGGTAATGCAGAATTAAAAGAGATAGAAGATATAACACATAACTCTAATTCTGTTAAAAAGAATTCGCTATTCTTTGCAATTGAAGGTTTTAAAACAGATGGACATAAATATATACCAGATGCAATTAATAATGGTGCTGCTGCAGTTGTGCTATCAAATGTAAATGCTGTCCCCGATGAATTATTTACTCATTCAAATTGCGTAAAAATTGTTGTTGAAGATACAAGAAAATCTTTAGCAGAGTTTTCAAATATCTTTTATGGAAGACCATCGGAAAAATTGACTTTAATTGGTATTACAGGAACAAAAGGAAAAACAACAACAGCTTTTTTTGTCAAAAATGTCTTTGAAACTGCTGGATTTAAATCTGGACTTATAGGAACAATTGCTAATTATATTGGAAGCAAAGAAATTAAAACAATGTTAACTACACCTCAATCGAATGAAATTAATTCATTATTATCCCAGATGATTGCCGAAGGTTGTTCTCATTGTGTTATGGAAGTTTCTTCCCATGCTCTTCATTTACATCGTGTTGATAAACTTAGTTTTAATTATGGGATCTTTACGAATATAACTTCTGATCATATGGACTATCATAAAACTTTTGATCATTACCTTAATTCCAAGAAGATATTGTTTGATATGTTGCCATCCGATGGTTATGCAATTGTTAATACTGATGATCCTAATATTGGAGAGTTGTTAAAAGATTGCAAAGCAAAAAAAGTAACTTATGGATTATCCTCTAATTCAGATTTTAAAATAAAAGATATTGAATATACACTTGAAGGCACAAGCTTTTCTATTGAATATAATAGGAAAGTATATAAACTGGAAACGAAACTCGTTGGACATTTTAATGCTTTTAATGCATCTGCTGCTTTTATTACTGGTGTGCTAAGTGGTCTTGATATTGAAAAAGTTATTTATGGAATCAAAACTACACCACAGGTACCAGGAAGATTTGAAGTGATTTCTAAGAATAATAAAAAAGTAATCATTGATTATTCACATACAGCAGATTCTCTTAAACAAGCTTTAATTGCTATACATCATATTGTTAAAGACGAAAGACCAATTTATACAGTATTTGGATGTGGTGGTGATAGAGATAGAACAAAGAGACCTGTAATGGGAAAAATTGCATCCGAAATGAGTAAAAAAGTTTATGTAACCTCAGATAATCCAAGAACAGAAGACCCGAATAAAATTATAGAACAAATTTTAAGTGGAATTAAACAAAATAATTATTGTGCTATTGAAAATAGAGAAGAAGCAATTCGCACTGCAATTTTTGATAGCGAAGATAATGCTGTTATCTTAATTGCTGGTAAAGGACACGAAAATTACCAGGAGATTAATGGCGTAAGAAAACATTTTTCAGATAAAGAAATTGCAACTAAATACTTAGAAGAATGGGCAAAATAA
- a CDS encoding UDP-N-acetylmuramoyl-tripeptide--D-alanyl-D-alanine ligase: MGKIKITLEDLFNLTGSVIYNPDNYEPLSIVEIDSRKVNSPCLFFAIKGEKFDGHNFIDEAIKKGAKAVVINKNKLRKFNSLDIPFITVPDTIKAYGELANKWRNKLNAKVISITGSNGKTTTKEMTATLLEEKFSVVKSEANNNNHIGVPLTIFSADEKCEMLVLEHGTNHIGEIPYSAKIAQPDYALITNIGDSHIEFLKNREEVYKEKSALFDEANQKGGFIFINLDDPFIKKNKNKYTNVVTYGFNKKADVRGKILKYDDLGRVNMLIEHDNNSFDITLPVYGQSNAKNFLAAVSIALKAGLSEEDIINASKKLKPVHGRLEVKELNEIILIDDTYNASPASVNAAYDFLKKIKRYKKKIIILGDMFELGKQAPKFHRELANGIEQNKNLMVLTIGNLMKHLYKELKKKKIKAIHFETRESLKLYLQYEEIENSVILIKGSRGMKMEEFVNIIEKRFE; this comes from the coding sequence ATGGGCAAAATAAAAATTACATTGGAAGATTTATTTAATCTTACAGGTTCAGTTATTTATAATCCCGATAATTATGAACCTCTATCTATTGTTGAAATAGATTCAAGAAAGGTAAATAGTCCCTGTTTATTTTTTGCAATTAAAGGTGAAAAATTTGATGGTCACAATTTTATAGACGAAGCAATAAAAAAAGGTGCTAAAGCAGTAGTAATTAATAAAAATAAATTAAGAAAGTTTAATTCGCTGGATATTCCTTTTATTACAGTGCCAGATACAATTAAAGCTTATGGCGAGCTTGCAAATAAGTGGAGAAATAAACTAAACGCAAAAGTAATTTCAATTACTGGTAGTAATGGGAAGACAACAACAAAAGAAATGACTGCAACATTGCTCGAAGAAAAATTTAGTGTTGTAAAATCAGAAGCAAATAATAATAATCATATTGGAGTACCTCTTACAATTTTTAGTGCAGATGAAAAATGTGAAATGCTTGTACTGGAACATGGAACTAATCACATTGGTGAAATTCCTTACTCTGCAAAAATTGCTCAACCCGATTATGCTTTGATTACAAATATTGGAGATTCTCACATTGAATTCTTAAAAAATCGAGAAGAAGTTTATAAAGAAAAATCTGCTTTATTTGATGAAGCAAATCAAAAAGGAGGTTTTATTTTTATTAATCTGGATGATCCTTTTATTAAAAAGAATAAAAATAAATACACGAATGTTGTTACTTATGGTTTTAATAAAAAAGCCGATGTAAGAGGAAAAATTTTAAAGTACGATGATCTGGGAAGAGTTAATATGCTTATTGAACATGATAATAACAGTTTTGATATTACTCTACCTGTATATGGACAATCAAATGCAAAAAATTTTTTAGCAGCTGTATCAATAGCATTAAAGGCTGGATTGTCTGAAGAAGATATTATTAATGCATCAAAAAAATTAAAGCCAGTTCATGGAAGACTCGAAGTAAAAGAATTAAATGAAATAATTTTGATTGATGATACATATAATGCAAGTCCCGCTTCAGTAAATGCAGCTTATGATTTTTTGAAAAAAATTAAAAGATATAAAAAGAAGATTATAATCCTTGGAGATATGTTTGAACTTGGTAAACAAGCACCAAAATTTCATCGAGAACTTGCTAATGGGATTGAACAAAATAAAAATTTAATGGTGCTCACTATAGGAAATTTAATGAAGCATCTTTATAAAGAATTAAAAAAGAAAAAAATAAAAGCAATTCATTTTGAAACTCGTGAATCTTTGAAACTTTATCTTCAATATGAGGAAATCGAAAATTCTGTAATTTTAATCAAAGGTTCGCGAGGAATGAAAATGGAAGAATTTGTAAACATAATCGAAAAAAGGTTTGAATAA